From Astyanax mexicanus isolate ESR-SI-001 chromosome 16, AstMex3_surface, whole genome shotgun sequence, one genomic window encodes:
- the rassf10b gene encoding LOW QUALITY PROTEIN: ras association domain-containing protein 10 (The sequence of the model RefSeq protein was modified relative to this genomic sequence to represent the inferred CDS: inserted 1 base in 1 codon), whose amino-acid sequence MVQTFFFLNRFFFQFDSFSVCKEMEPEESKISVWVCREEKLVSGLSKRTTCADVIKVLLEEQSSGACPRSYCIVEKWRGSERVLPHKTKILRLWSAWGDEQENVRFVLVRSEASLAGGAPRSAEARVVLSRDSPRPPPHARPPARPAXALSRERQRRIVRKAFRKLERMNRRRARAAASKDTRSAERMETLVHVVVSQDHTIRQQLRRLEELDAEIDRHEARVHLDRVKAHGANYVQDTYLVGAGEQDGAPVTLEEQKGGEGRGRTVRPPKGVLLALRLEEYADRCEEVLRLHEDLAEREALASSLTSQLEEELNRRWMERRHKELATAAAAAAPPGAEEGEVLEEERVRTELDTSLYIGLRLSTDMETVKNELDLSQEIWEARDKELRDLLDKVDSLELEDDEDDDEDNDEDGNVNRHEGEEACARRLKDSTDPESTRVSSIQCPNGWVEQARGLSKTCSNSNDDDSDTGLSSMHSQDSDSAPVCESLV is encoded by the exons AtggttcagacttttttttttttaaatcggtTTTTCTTCCAGTTCGATTCGTTTTCAGTGTGTAAAGAGATGGAGCCCGAGGAAAGCAAGATCTCCGTGTGGGTTTGCCGCGAGGAGAAGCTCGTGTCCGGTCTCTCCAAGCGCACCACGTGCGCTGATGTGATCAAGGTGCTGCTGGAGGAGCAGAGCTCCGGCGCGTGCCCGCGCTCCTACTGCATCGTGGAGAAGTGGAGGGGTTCGGAGCGCGTGCTGCCGCACAAGACCAAGATCCTGCGCTTGTGGAGCGCGTGGGGGGACGAGCAGGAGAATGTGCGCTTTGTGCTCGTGCGCAGCGAGGCGTCCCTGGCCGGCGGTGCCCCTCGGAGCGCGGAAGCGCGCGTCGTGCTGAGCCGGGACAGCCCGCGA CCGCCTCCTCATGCTCGACCGCCGGCACGGCCAG CCGCGCTCTCGCGCGAGCGGCAGCGGCGCATCGTGCGCAAGGCGTTCAGAAAGCTAGAGAGGATGAACAGAAGGCGCGCGCGAGCCGCGGCAAGCAAGGACACGCGCTCCGCCGAGAGGATGGAGACGCTCGTGCACGTGGTGGTCTCGCAGGACCACACCATCCGGCAGCAACTCCGCAGGCTCGAGGAGCTGGACGCGGAGATCGACCGGCACGAGGCGCGCGTGCATTTGGACCGCGTCAAGGCGCACGGTGCCAACTACGTGCAGGACACGTATCTAGTGGGTGCTGGAGAACAGGACGGTGCGCCTGTGACGCTGGAGGAGCAAAAAGGTGGTGAAGGCAGGGGTAGGACCGTGCGCCCCCCTAAAGGGGTCCTCCTAGCGCTCCGTCTGGAGGAGTATGCGGACCGGTGCGAGGAGGTGCTGCGTCTGCACGAGGACCTGGCGGAGCGCGAGGCCCTCGCTTCCAGTCTGACCAGTCAGCTCGAGGAGGAACTGAACCGGCGCTGGATGGAGCGCAGGCATAAGGAGCTCGCGacagcagcagctgctgcagcACCTCCGGGAGCTGAAGAGGGGGAGGTCTTGGAAGAGGAGCGCGTGAGAACCGAGCTGGACACAAGTTTGTACATCGGACTGAGGCTGAGCACGGACATGGAGACGGTGAAGAACGAGCTGGACTTGAGCCAGGAGATCTGGGAGGCGAGAGATAAGGAGCTGAGGGACCTTTTGGACAAGGTGGACTCGCTGGAGCtggaggatgatgaggatgatgatgaggataaTGATGAGGATGGGAATGTAAATAGGCATGAGGGGGAAGAAGCATGTGCGAGGAGGCTGAAGGACAGCACAGACCCAGAGAGTACCAGGGTCTCGTCCATTCAGTGCCCCAATGGATGGGTGGAACAGGCCAGGGGGCTTTCAAAGACCTGCAGCAACAGCAATGATGACGATTCAGACACTGGACTGAGCTCCATGCACAGCCAGGACTCGGACAGTGCGCCCGTCTGCGAGTCTTTAGTATAG